In Arthrobacter sp. CJ23, the genomic window TGGCTGCAGAACCTCTACCCCGTGTGGGCGCGGCTGAGCCCGCGGAGCCTGGAGCTCGCCGTCGAGGTGGCCCTCGCGGAACTGCTGCTCTCCGGCTGCACCACCGCCGCGGACCACCACTACCTGTTCCCGGCCGGCATGGAGGACGCGATCGACATCGAGGCCGGGGTGGTGCGCCGGATGGGCATGCGGGCCACCCTGACCCGCGGCTCCATGACGCTCGGCGAGGACGACGGCGGGCTGCCGCCGCGTTCCACGGTCCAGCCGCCGGAGGTGATCCTTGCCGACAGCGAGCGGCTCATCCGCGAGTACCACGAGGCCGGCGACGGCGCCGTGATCCAGATTGCGCTGGCGCCGTGCTCGCCCTTCTCCGTGACCAAGGAGATCATGGCCGAAAGCGCCGCACTGGCGGAGCGTTTCGACGTCCGGCTGCATACGCACCTCGCCGAGACCATCGACGAGGAGGACTTCTGCCAGTCGATGTTCGGGCTGCGCACCGTGGACTACCTGGACAGCGTCGGCTGGCTGGGCAACCGCACCTGGCTGGGCCACGGCATCCACTTCAACGACGAGGAGATCGCCCGGCTGGGTGCCGCGGGCACCGCCGTCGCGCACTGCCCGACGTCGAACATGCGGCTAGCGTCCGGCACCGCACGCGTGCTGGAACTGGAGGCGGCCGGGGTGCCGGTGGGGCTGGGCGTGGACGGATCGGCGTCGAACGATGCCTCCAACATGATCCTGGAGGCACGGCAGGCACTATATCTCCAGCGGCTGCGGTACGGGGCGGACGTGCCGGTGGAGCGGGCGCTTGGCTGGGCGACGCGGGGCTCCGCAGCCGTCCTGGGCCGTTCGGACATCGGCCAGCTGGCGCCCGGGCTACAGGCTGACCTGGCACTGTTCAAGCCTGACGAGCTGCGATTCTCCGGCAGCCACGACCCGGTGGCGGCGCTGCTGCTGTGCGGGGCGGACCGCGCGGACCGCGTCATGGTGGGCGGGCAGTGGCGCGTGGTGGACAGCGCCATTCCGGGGCTCGACGTGGCCGGGCTCATCGCGGAGCACACGGCCGCTGCGCGGAAGCTGATCAGCGGGTAGGCCCGCGGGCGGGGTGCGCGCCTCCATCCGCCGCTTCGATGGTTCCGCGCGCACCCGGTGGTTCGAATCATCGTTTGCGCAGGGAACCATCGAATCGGTGCGTGGACCGGCGCCGGCAGCTCCCGGGCACGCAAAAGCGGGCGGCACCTCCCCAGGTGCCGCCCGCTCTTTGGCTCTGTTGCGCAGAGGCCGCGTCCTTCGGGGCAGGAACCTTAGGGACGCTGCCGGCCGAACACCGGGAGCGCGCGGAGCCAGCGGGAGAACCCGCCGCTCTTGCGGTCGCAGTCGGCCGGAATGTAGAAGTCGGGGTCCGTGGCACCGAACGGCAGGTACAGCACCTGGCCCGGGGCCGGGAATTCCACGACGTTGTTCTTGTCCTTCGAGTCCATCTGTTCCTCCTCATTCACCTTGCTTGGCTTTTCCGCACTTCGGAAAACTTTTATTGTTATGTGGAAATACTAAGGCCGGATGGGAACGGGCGTCAAGACCTCCAATGGGCGGCAACCACAGGGCCGGTCACAATCGAAAAGTACATAACGATTCGTGGAAGTGATGTACACCACTGGCGGACGTGGGCTACGCTTTCATCAATTCGTGGCCCAGGTCACGTAACCTGGGAGCAGCAGGCAGGGTCGTAATGAGCTGGCATCAATGGATGCCGGCTCTTTTTTGTTGGGGTCGGCTCCACCAGAAACGCGTGGGAAACACGCGCTTAATTTCATTGGTGGACCTTAGGGGTTCCACCTCGCAGAAGTTGGGATATGACCATGAGCAACAAGATCGTCCTCGGCGACAACCAGTACGGCAAGGCAGAAGTCCGCGTCGTCAAAGTCACCCGCGACACCGACCGCCACCAGATCGA contains:
- a CDS encoding 8-oxoguanine deaminase, with amino-acid sequence MAHPHTPSLSPSRLWIKNPLAVFTANQLDAGGGLVVRGGEIAELVPAGGQPSSAVDSVFDASAHVLMPGLINTHHHFYQTLTRAWGPVANAPLFPWLQNLYPVWARLSPRSLELAVEVALAELLLSGCTTAADHHYLFPAGMEDAIDIEAGVVRRMGMRATLTRGSMTLGEDDGGLPPRSTVQPPEVILADSERLIREYHEAGDGAVIQIALAPCSPFSVTKEIMAESAALAERFDVRLHTHLAETIDEEDFCQSMFGLRTVDYLDSVGWLGNRTWLGHGIHFNDEEIARLGAAGTAVAHCPTSNMRLASGTARVLELEAAGVPVGLGVDGSASNDASNMILEARQALYLQRLRYGADVPVERALGWATRGSAAVLGRSDIGQLAPGLQADLALFKPDELRFSGSHDPVAALLLCGADRADRVMVGGQWRVVDSAIPGLDVAGLIAEHTAAARKLISG